The following coding sequences lie in one Myxococcus xanthus genomic window:
- a CDS encoding ABC transporter ATP-binding protein, which yields MLRELFMLGERLAGRKDARLRRGLLFALAEALAVAAPYALVLFFVREALEHRLSMHLTWWLTGGIALSVLLRLAFSIGAMSNIFVAAHALMGQARIRTADHLRRLPMGFFTQRRSGELAGVLTTDVALVEDVWSHTIGIFTASFALPMLVGLGLCFLDWRLGLVILAALPVALLVLAATTPLFVREFEAVLETSADVNARVVEYVQGIAVLRAFGRHGEVYQRFVKAMERLRDALIRADVLPSPLLAVFGFVVEMSFVAVAYAGSTLALRGSIQPGVLLVFLVVTVGVVRQVADLGVALLMLRASQRALGRVDGLLAEKPLAEPSARAASIQKFDVEVDAVSFAYEDETVLDGVSVTFPERSLTALVGASGSGKSTLVHLVARLWDIPRQGAIRIGGVDIRDIPFEELHQHIAMVFQDVVLFSGTILENLRVGRPDASLEEVQRAARAARAHDFITALPNGYDTLLGEGGGTLSGGERQRLSIARAILKDAPIVLLDEATASVDASAEAEIQRAIDELVRKKTVVVIAHRLRTVRRAHRIIVLDKGRVAESGTHDELLAKRDVYAALWLEQERAKGWRLAASTPSRATAEQT from the coding sequence ATGCTCAGGGAACTCTTCATGCTCGGCGAGCGGCTCGCGGGCCGAAAGGACGCACGTCTCCGGCGCGGCCTTCTCTTCGCCCTTGCCGAGGCACTCGCGGTCGCCGCGCCCTACGCACTGGTCCTCTTCTTCGTTCGCGAAGCGCTCGAGCACCGGCTATCGATGCACCTGACGTGGTGGCTCACCGGCGGCATCGCGCTCTCAGTGTTGCTGCGCCTGGCGTTCTCGATCGGAGCGATGTCCAACATCTTCGTCGCCGCGCATGCGCTCATGGGGCAAGCGCGCATCCGCACCGCCGACCACCTGCGACGCCTGCCCATGGGGTTCTTCACGCAGCGAAGGAGCGGTGAACTGGCAGGCGTGCTCACCACCGATGTCGCGCTTGTCGAAGACGTGTGGTCGCACACCATCGGCATCTTCACGGCGAGCTTCGCACTGCCGATGCTCGTTGGTCTCGGCCTCTGTTTCCTCGATTGGCGCCTGGGGCTCGTCATCCTCGCCGCCCTACCGGTGGCGCTCCTCGTGCTGGCCGCGACCACGCCCCTCTTCGTGCGTGAGTTCGAAGCCGTGCTCGAGACATCGGCGGATGTAAACGCCCGCGTCGTCGAATACGTGCAGGGCATCGCCGTGCTTCGGGCGTTCGGCCGGCACGGCGAGGTCTACCAGCGCTTCGTGAAGGCAATGGAGCGCCTGCGCGACGCCCTCATTCGCGCCGATGTCTTGCCCTCCCCGCTGCTCGCCGTGTTCGGCTTCGTCGTCGAGATGAGCTTCGTCGCGGTGGCGTATGCAGGAAGCACTCTGGCGTTGCGCGGCTCGATTCAGCCCGGGGTGCTGCTCGTCTTCCTCGTCGTGACGGTAGGGGTCGTGCGTCAGGTCGCGGATCTCGGAGTGGCACTGCTCATGCTTCGAGCGTCTCAGCGCGCGCTCGGTCGCGTTGATGGGCTGCTCGCGGAGAAGCCGCTCGCGGAACCGTCCGCGAGAGCGGCGTCGATCCAGAAGTTCGACGTGGAGGTCGACGCCGTGTCATTCGCGTACGAAGACGAGACCGTGCTCGACGGTGTCTCGGTGACGTTCCCCGAGCGCTCGCTGACCGCGCTCGTCGGTGCCTCGGGCTCAGGCAAGTCGACGCTGGTCCACCTCGTGGCGCGGCTGTGGGACATCCCGCGCCAGGGTGCCATCCGCATCGGGGGCGTCGACATCCGGGACATTCCGTTCGAGGAACTGCACCAGCACATCGCGATGGTGTTCCAGGACGTCGTCCTCTTCTCCGGCACCATCCTCGAAAACCTGCGCGTTGGACGGCCCGACGCCTCGCTCGAGGAAGTCCAGCGTGCAGCGCGGGCAGCGCGCGCCCACGACTTCATCACCGCCTTGCCGAACGGCTACGACACCCTGCTCGGGGAAGGAGGAGGAACCCTCTCGGGGGGTGAGCGCCAGCGCTTGTCCATCGCACGCGCCATCCTCAAGGACGCCCCCATCGTGCTTCTCGACGAGGCCACTGCCTCCGTCGACGCGTCGGCGGAGGCTGAAATCCAGCGCGCCATCGACGAACTGGTCAGGAAGAAGACCGTCGTCGTGATCGCACATCGGCTGCGCACCGTGCGGCGGGCGCACCGCATCATCGTGCTCGACAAGGGGCGCGTCGCGGAGTCAGGCACGCACGACGAATTGCTCGCGAAGCGCGACGTCTACGCTGCGCTCTGGCTGGAACAAGAGCGGGCCAAGGGCTGGCGGCTCGCGGCGAGCACGCCCTCCCGAGCCACCGCGGAGCAGACCTGA
- a CDS encoding sigma 54-interacting transcriptional regulator yields the protein MPSQPRPPTWDHSTADASRRPLTTEGSRLVPTLTVVSHPQMRRVGERLFLEALLAGRPVRLSRNEPEFIRPGSALGLHLADPYLSRKPLTFAPGADGGIRLEPSDGSRVVIGGEVLREPWELPAAEVAAGVPLELAGRVLLVLHLTDPTAREDADALGMVGSSMGLQRVRQHITQVADLGVPVLVRGETGSGKELIARAIHQHGTRRDKPFVSVNLGAIPRELAAAELFGTRKGAFTGAVRDQPGFFQAAHEGTLFLDEMGEAPPEVQVMLLRVLETGQLYAVGDRTPITVDVRLVAATDAHLEEQIQVGRFKAPLLHRLAGYSIRVPPLRERREDIGLLFRHFARAELEALGEAWRLEPPEPHVEPWLPPALAARLMGHPWPGNIRELRNVVRQLVIGNRGQPCLRLDAELEQELALAKVAPPGRPASASAPVDARAASRRKPSEIPEEELLAALRDKDWDFQAAADQLRIHRSSIYDLIEKSPTLRTAGALSAEEIARCFHDCEGDLDAMTRRLQVSKRALGRRVKELGLA from the coding sequence GTGCCTTCCCAGCCCCGTCCCCCGACGTGGGACCACTCCACGGCCGATGCCTCCCGACGCCCGCTCACCACGGAGGGCTCCCGGCTCGTCCCCACGCTGACCGTCGTCTCTCACCCGCAGATGCGCCGTGTCGGTGAGCGGCTGTTCCTGGAGGCGCTGCTGGCGGGCCGCCCGGTGCGCCTGTCCCGCAACGAGCCGGAGTTCATTCGGCCCGGGAGCGCGCTTGGCCTGCACCTGGCCGACCCCTACCTGAGCCGCAAGCCGCTCACCTTTGCTCCGGGCGCGGATGGTGGCATCCGCCTGGAGCCGAGCGATGGAAGCCGCGTGGTCATTGGCGGCGAGGTGCTGCGCGAGCCGTGGGAGTTGCCGGCGGCGGAGGTGGCCGCGGGGGTGCCGCTGGAACTGGCCGGGCGCGTGCTGCTGGTGCTGCACCTGACGGACCCCACGGCGCGGGAGGACGCGGACGCGCTAGGCATGGTGGGCAGCAGCATGGGGCTCCAGCGCGTGCGCCAGCACATCACCCAGGTGGCGGACCTTGGCGTGCCGGTGCTCGTTCGCGGCGAGACGGGCTCTGGCAAGGAGCTGATTGCCCGGGCCATCCATCAGCACGGTACGCGCAGGGACAAGCCTTTCGTCAGCGTGAATCTGGGCGCCATCCCTCGCGAGCTGGCGGCCGCGGAGCTGTTTGGCACACGCAAGGGGGCTTTCACCGGCGCGGTGAGAGACCAGCCCGGCTTCTTCCAGGCCGCCCATGAGGGGACGCTGTTCCTGGATGAGATGGGCGAGGCGCCTCCCGAGGTCCAGGTGATGCTGCTTCGCGTGCTGGAGACGGGGCAGCTCTACGCGGTGGGCGACCGCACGCCCATCACCGTGGACGTGCGGCTGGTCGCCGCGACGGATGCGCACTTGGAGGAACAGATTCAGGTGGGGCGCTTCAAGGCGCCGCTGCTGCACCGGCTGGCGGGCTACTCCATCCGCGTGCCGCCGCTGCGGGAGCGGCGCGAGGACATCGGGTTGCTGTTCCGCCACTTCGCTCGCGCGGAATTGGAGGCGCTAGGGGAGGCGTGGCGCTTGGAGCCCCCGGAGCCTCACGTGGAGCCCTGGCTTCCGCCGGCGCTGGCCGCGCGACTGATGGGCCACCCGTGGCCAGGGAACATCCGAGAGCTGCGCAACGTGGTGCGGCAGCTTGTTATCGGCAACCGTGGCCAGCCGTGCCTGCGGCTCGACGCAGAGCTCGAACAGGAGCTGGCCCTGGCGAAGGTGGCGCCTCCGGGACGGCCCGCCAGCGCTTCGGCTCCCGTGGATGCCCGGGCCGCTTCCCGTCGCAAGCCTTCCGAGATTCCCGAGGAGGAGCTGCTGGCCGCCCTCCGCGACAAGGATTGGGACTTCCAGGCCGCGGCCGACCAGCTCCGCATCCACCGGTCCTCCATCTACGACTTGATAGAGAAAAGCCCGACCTTGCGAACCGCTGGCGCGTTGAGTGCCGAGGAAATCGCTCGCTGCTTCCATGACTGCGAGGGGGACCTCGATGCGATGACCCGGCGCCTCCAGGTGTCGAAGCGGGCGTTGGGGCGTCGCGTGAAGGAGCTTGGGCTCGCCTAG
- a CDS encoding MSCRAMM family adhesin SdrC gives MKINEMNLRLSIRSLLILSLAVAPALSGCGSDDVAPTPDAGVQPDAGIEPDAGTEPEPDAGTEPDAGTEPDAGTEPDAGTEPDAGTEPDAGTEPDAGTEPDAGTEPDAGTEPDAGTEPDAGTEPDAGTDPDAGTDPDAGTDPDAGTDPDAGTDPDAGTDPDAGTDPDAGTDPDAGTDPDAGTDPDGGTEPDPFTVCEGECKETAITIQLGGNQRLLTSAYFGYEEPENPEDPWELWIELNNGAPGECPTAESELPPQLVNVHAVRVPVDATPQVGSAPGEPTATLVDFEGVLTTAFFLHSTSLTFTPVAASLCPTCVLGGTPPESHFVAFDVNGLYGNGALTGHGYATYCPTLDSFKGKK, from the coding sequence GTGAAAATCAACGAAATGAACCTGCGACTCTCGATACGCTCCCTGTTGATACTTTCCCTCGCGGTCGCTCCCGCACTTTCTGGCTGTGGTTCCGATGACGTCGCTCCGACGCCGGACGCGGGTGTTCAGCCCGACGCGGGCATTGAGCCGGACGCGGGTACCGAGCCCGAGCCGGATGCAGGCACGGAGCCGGACGCGGGTACCGAGCCGGACGCGGGCACGGAGCCCGACGCGGGTACCGAGCCGGACGCAGGCACGGAGCCGGACGCGGGCACTGAGCCGGACGCGGGCACCGAGCCCGACGCAGGCACGGAGCCGGACGCAGGCACGGAGCCGGACGCGGGCACGGAGCCGGACGCGGGCACCGAGCCCGACGCAGGCACCGACCCAGACGCAGGCACCGACCCAGACGCAGGCACCGACCCCGACGCGGGCACCGACCCAGACGCAGGCACCGACCCCGACGCGGGCACCGACCCCGACGCAGGCACCGACCCCGACGCGGGCACCGACCCCGACGCGGGCACCGACCCCGACGCAGGCACCGACCCCGACGGAGGCACCGAGCCGGATCCGTTCACCGTCTGCGAGGGCGAGTGCAAGGAGACCGCAATCACGATTCAGCTGGGTGGGAACCAGCGCCTCTTGACGAGCGCCTACTTCGGCTACGAAGAGCCGGAGAACCCGGAGGATCCGTGGGAGCTGTGGATCGAACTCAACAACGGCGCGCCGGGTGAGTGCCCCACCGCGGAATCGGAGCTCCCACCGCAGCTTGTCAATGTCCACGCGGTGAGGGTGCCGGTGGACGCGACGCCGCAGGTAGGCTCCGCGCCAGGCGAGCCGACAGCGACTCTCGTCGACTTTGAGGGAGTGCTCACGACGGCGTTCTTCCTGCACAGCACGAGCCTCACCTTCACGCCCGTGGCGGCCTCGCTCTGCCCCACCTGCGTCCTGGGCGGCACCCCTCCCGAGTCGCACTTCGTGGCCTTCGACGTGAACGGCCTCTACGGGAATGGCGCCCTCACCGGTCACGGATACGCCACCTACTGCCCCACGCTCGACTCCTTCAAGGGCAAGAAGTAA
- a CDS encoding DUF4304 domain-containing protein: protein MTTLASDAMKLLAKAGGFKKKELTWRRRHGETIQVLNVQRSHGNTAREARFYVNVGIAFDALFHLEQEAIPDAPREHECHFRERLEHLAPEAPSVWVVATSTDDEVLKVRLSEHLARAVAFLDTVDGPAKLLQQQRLDEGAELFLRAQLRYVMDDASGALADVRQGVAYFSDRGLTLERQLRMLHLSSLSSVDF, encoded by the coding sequence ATGACCACTCTCGCATCCGACGCGATGAAGCTGCTCGCCAAGGCGGGTGGCTTCAAGAAGAAGGAGCTGACCTGGCGTCGCCGCCACGGCGAGACAATCCAGGTCCTCAATGTTCAGCGCTCGCACGGCAACACCGCGCGCGAGGCGCGTTTCTACGTGAACGTGGGCATCGCCTTTGACGCTCTCTTTCATTTGGAGCAGGAGGCCATCCCAGATGCGCCCCGCGAGCACGAGTGCCACTTTCGCGAGCGCCTGGAGCACCTCGCCCCAGAGGCACCTTCGGTGTGGGTGGTGGCCACGAGCACTGATGACGAGGTGCTCAAGGTACGGCTCTCGGAGCATCTCGCACGCGCTGTCGCGTTCCTCGACACGGTGGATGGGCCCGCGAAGCTCTTGCAGCAACAGCGGCTGGATGAGGGAGCGGAGCTCTTCCTTCGTGCGCAGTTGCGCTACGTCATGGATGACGCCAGTGGGGCGCTCGCCGATGTTCGCCAGGGCGTGGCGTACTTCTCCGACCGAGGACTGACGCTGGAGCGGCAGCTACGCATGCTCCATCTGTCGTCGCTCTCGTCCGTTGACTTCTAA
- a CDS encoding DUF3943 domain-containing protein: MNQFLVHRVSGLLLVFALVSGGEAGAAPADAPLASEECVEAVPAEPRLLVPELVHPPRRAIWNAPDGGGRNFVVPIVEMGAFHAIFWGTAKLLGKPYADISLETMRRNVTDGWVWDEDAFATNALGHPYQGSLAYTAARSSGFGFWGSVPFTVASSVLWELFMESETPSTNDLITTSIGGVVLGEVLHRTALAILDEGEPTVARSVLSLLVEPVGGINRYLFGRRKNDFLPVQGNFLQLMAGFTSNVDNYNDIDGTRFDVPNKLEGHLGVEMVYGPPQLTTGDYDQPFDYFTLTARMGFSRDTLTVGFFSRGLLYGDRFKLRSISGLWGLMAGYDFANPNTLRVSTVSLGIGGVAQVPLTPQLTLDVTANMAGVPFGHGGGLTSPESARDYHFGPGAQSAFELGLVRRGVGRVGVSVRNYLISGAFLGEGVELITYATARAELLLAGQHGVALEAFVANREGEFGSVSDAIRQRATQIRLLWTVSKGSGFGTR, encoded by the coding sequence ATGAACCAGTTCCTCGTGCATCGCGTCTCAGGTCTGCTCCTTGTATTCGCGCTCGTCTCAGGAGGCGAGGCAGGCGCGGCGCCCGCGGATGCCCCCCTGGCGTCGGAGGAGTGCGTCGAGGCCGTTCCCGCGGAGCCCCGGCTCCTCGTGCCGGAGCTCGTGCATCCGCCTCGCCGCGCCATCTGGAACGCGCCGGACGGAGGAGGGCGCAATTTCGTCGTGCCCATCGTGGAGATGGGCGCCTTCCACGCCATCTTCTGGGGGACGGCGAAGCTCCTCGGCAAGCCCTACGCGGACATCTCGTTGGAGACCATGCGTCGCAACGTCACCGATGGCTGGGTGTGGGACGAGGATGCGTTCGCGACCAATGCGCTCGGGCACCCCTACCAGGGCTCGCTGGCCTACACCGCGGCGCGCTCGAGCGGCTTCGGTTTCTGGGGCTCGGTCCCGTTCACGGTCGCGTCAAGCGTGTTGTGGGAGCTGTTCATGGAGTCCGAGACTCCATCCACGAACGACCTCATTACAACGTCCATCGGGGGCGTCGTGCTGGGCGAGGTCCTGCATCGCACCGCGCTCGCGATTCTCGACGAAGGCGAACCCACGGTGGCGCGCTCGGTGCTCTCACTGCTCGTCGAACCCGTGGGCGGCATCAACCGATACCTCTTCGGCCGCCGCAAGAACGACTTCCTCCCGGTGCAGGGGAACTTCCTCCAGTTGATGGCTGGCTTCACGAGCAACGTCGACAACTACAACGACATCGATGGAACGCGCTTCGATGTTCCCAACAAGCTGGAGGGGCACCTCGGCGTCGAAATGGTCTACGGCCCCCCGCAGCTCACCACGGGCGACTATGACCAGCCCTTCGACTATTTCACCCTCACCGCGCGCATGGGCTTCTCGCGCGACACGCTGACGGTGGGCTTCTTCAGCCGGGGGCTTCTCTACGGCGACCGCTTCAAGCTCCGCTCGATTTCGGGACTCTGGGGCCTGATGGCGGGCTACGACTTCGCCAATCCGAACACGCTGCGCGTTTCCACGGTCAGCCTCGGCATCGGCGGCGTGGCGCAGGTTCCGCTCACGCCTCAGCTCACCCTGGACGTCACCGCGAACATGGCCGGGGTGCCGTTTGGCCATGGCGGCGGTCTCACCTCGCCGGAGTCCGCCCGTGACTACCACTTCGGGCCCGGGGCGCAGTCGGCCTTCGAGCTGGGCCTGGTGCGGCGGGGTGTCGGGCGCGTCGGCGTGTCCGTGCGCAACTATCTCATCTCAGGCGCCTTCCTCGGAGAGGGCGTGGAGCTCATCACCTATGCCACCGCGCGTGCCGAGCTCCTGCTCGCCGGGCAACACGGCGTGGCGCTCGAAGCCTTCGTTGCCAATCGCGAGGGCGAGTTCGGCAGCGTTTCCGACGCCATCCGTCAACGTGCGACGCAAATCCGACTGCTTTGGACGGTCTCGAAGGGCTCGGGCTTCGGGACGCGCTGA
- a CDS encoding ABC transporter ATP-binding protein gives MSADSPTTRAEERPLRGLGALLGPQGPLVAGAALSSTLAAALALVPFFVVARMATSIYATPPDLDAVRALALLAAGALALRYILVAAANMLAHVAAFRILHDLRVRLAKKLGAVPLSFFSHRGAGELKKTLMDDVNQIEAFVAHHFPDAVTALAVPLATAVALLWIDWRMALASLVMAPLAVVAMAVAMREVGKAHQQWNELQSRMNRSLLEYLRGIHVIKTFGLSARRFSDLSRSIEEGLSWMEGFMRTNGRGYGAFGALIGSSLVVLVPIGGWLYTRGTLSLESLVLFLVLGPQLLMSMMRLMFAWGNVDRIQAGNARIQAILAAPDLETPTSAARPTHDGVAFRGVSFRYEDGGSEVLRDVSFEAPAGKVTALVGPSGAGKTTLVRLVPRLWEATNGAVELGGVDVRALPLDQLLSHLSMVFQDVFLFHGTVRENLRLTRPDATDAQVDAACRAARAYDFIQALPRKYDTLLGERGARLSGGEKQRLSIARALLKDAPVLLLDEATAFADPENEARIQEALSELCAGRTVLVVAHRLSTIATADHIVVLDGGRVNDQGTHDELLARCALYQKLWRSHTEALDWSLGEPGTPDIQTEVV, from the coding sequence ATGAGCGCCGACTCCCCCACCACGCGGGCCGAGGAACGTCCTCTCAGGGGCCTTGGGGCGCTTCTCGGACCACAGGGGCCGCTCGTCGCCGGGGCCGCGCTCTCGTCGACGTTGGCGGCGGCCCTCGCATTGGTGCCGTTCTTCGTCGTCGCACGCATGGCGACCTCCATCTACGCGACCCCGCCGGACCTCGACGCGGTTCGCGCGCTCGCCCTCCTCGCCGCGGGTGCGCTCGCGTTGCGTTACATCCTCGTCGCCGCCGCGAACATGCTGGCGCACGTCGCCGCGTTCCGCATCCTCCATGACCTGCGCGTGCGGCTCGCGAAGAAGCTCGGCGCCGTTCCGCTTTCGTTCTTCAGCCATCGTGGCGCGGGAGAGCTGAAGAAGACGCTGATGGACGACGTGAACCAGATCGAGGCGTTCGTCGCCCATCACTTCCCGGATGCGGTCACCGCGCTCGCCGTCCCACTCGCGACAGCCGTCGCCCTCCTGTGGATTGACTGGCGCATGGCCCTCGCCAGCCTCGTGATGGCGCCGCTCGCCGTCGTGGCGATGGCGGTTGCCATGCGCGAGGTCGGCAAGGCCCATCAACAGTGGAACGAGCTCCAGAGCCGGATGAACCGCTCGCTGCTCGAATACCTGCGGGGTATCCACGTCATCAAGACCTTCGGCCTGTCCGCGCGGCGCTTCAGCGACCTCTCGCGCTCCATCGAGGAAGGGCTCTCGTGGATGGAGGGGTTCATGCGCACCAACGGCCGCGGCTACGGCGCGTTCGGCGCGCTCATCGGCTCGAGCCTCGTCGTCCTCGTCCCCATCGGCGGTTGGCTCTACACGCGCGGCACGCTTTCGCTCGAGTCGCTCGTGCTCTTCCTCGTCCTCGGGCCACAGCTCCTCATGTCGATGATGCGACTGATGTTCGCGTGGGGCAACGTTGACCGCATCCAGGCGGGCAACGCGCGCATCCAGGCCATCCTCGCGGCACCCGACCTCGAGACTCCCACGAGCGCCGCGCGGCCCACGCACGATGGCGTCGCGTTCCGCGGCGTCAGCTTCCGTTACGAGGACGGCGGTTCGGAGGTCCTCCGCGACGTCTCCTTCGAGGCGCCCGCGGGCAAGGTCACGGCACTGGTCGGACCTTCGGGCGCTGGCAAGACGACGCTCGTGAGGCTCGTGCCCCGGCTCTGGGAGGCGACGAACGGCGCGGTTGAACTCGGCGGCGTCGACGTGCGCGCGCTTCCGCTCGACCAACTGCTCTCCCACCTCTCGATGGTGTTCCAGGACGTCTTCCTCTTCCACGGCACTGTTCGCGAGAACCTGCGTCTCACTCGGCCTGATGCCACCGATGCGCAAGTCGATGCCGCATGTCGCGCCGCGCGTGCGTACGACTTCATCCAGGCGCTTCCCAGGAAGTACGACACGCTGCTCGGCGAGCGCGGTGCCCGCCTCTCCGGGGGTGAGAAGCAACGCCTGTCCATCGCGCGGGCGCTCCTCAAGGACGCCCCGGTGCTGCTGCTCGACGAGGCGACGGCTTTCGCCGACCCCGAGAATGAGGCGCGCATCCAAGAAGCGCTGTCCGAGCTGTGCGCGGGGCGGACGGTGCTCGTCGTCGCGCACCGGCTTTCGACCATCGCCACCGCGGACCACATCGTCGTCCTCGACGGCGGGCGCGTGAATGACCAGGGGACACACGACGAATTGCTCGCGCGCTGCGCCTTGTACCAGAAACTCTGGCGCAGTCACACCGAAGCGCTCGACTGGTCACTGGGCGAGCCGGGCACTCCTGACATTCAGACGGAGGTGGTGTGA
- a CDS encoding helix-turn-helix domain-containing protein: MMHTLYRPHAPLDKFVDFFWASAGYVAQAPRERVLPSGSQSLIVPLGAIPLRVYSSDQTDEAAEIRGAVVSGARGSPLTIAAVAGPTAGIHFKPGGARVFFDVPCNEFAEQVVSLDAIWGASAHSLRERLMETSSPRERMRLLEEHLLHRLRRPVEPGPALRAALAAFEEPDLTSVAEVNRRTGLSPKRLLALFREEVGLSPKTYWRVRRFRAALLDVEQGALRGAALAAEHGYFDQAHFLREFRSLAGASPREYLATRVEGTDHVAVSG; this comes from the coding sequence ATGATGCACACGCTCTATCGGCCCCACGCGCCTCTCGACAAGTTCGTGGACTTCTTCTGGGCGTCCGCCGGCTACGTCGCACAGGCGCCACGAGAACGTGTGCTACCGTCGGGCTCGCAGTCCCTTATCGTCCCTCTCGGCGCCATCCCACTGCGCGTCTACTCCAGCGACCAGACGGACGAGGCCGCTGAAATCCGGGGCGCGGTCGTGAGCGGCGCGCGAGGCAGCCCACTGACCATCGCGGCCGTGGCTGGCCCGACCGCCGGTATCCACTTCAAGCCCGGCGGCGCGCGCGTCTTCTTCGACGTGCCCTGCAACGAATTCGCGGAACAAGTCGTTTCGCTGGATGCGATATGGGGCGCGTCGGCGCACTCACTGCGCGAACGGCTGATGGAGACATCCTCGCCGCGCGAGCGCATGCGACTGCTGGAAGAACACCTCCTGCACCGACTGCGCCGGCCCGTCGAACCAGGGCCCGCGCTTCGTGCGGCGCTGGCCGCGTTCGAGGAACCCGACCTCACGTCGGTCGCTGAAGTCAATCGCCGCACGGGGCTCTCCCCCAAGCGCCTGTTGGCCCTGTTCCGCGAGGAAGTCGGCTTGAGTCCGAAGACGTACTGGCGCGTTCGACGGTTTCGAGCGGCGCTCCTCGACGTCGAACAGGGCGCCTTGCGTGGCGCCGCGTTGGCCGCCGAGCACGGCTACTTCGACCAGGCCCACTTCCTTCGCGAGTTCCGGTCGCTCGCCGGCGCAAGCCCCCGCGAGTACCTAGCAACGCGCGTCGAGGGCACCGACCACGTGGCGGTCTCCGGGTAA